A single region of the Brassica rapa cultivar Chiifu-401-42 chromosome A03, CAAS_Brap_v3.01, whole genome shotgun sequence genome encodes:
- the LOC103861118 gene encoding uncharacterized protein LOC103861118 isoform X2 produces MDIRILNGGGGEQLETFEEAGAATATNLGNKKPSMSPSVSSSSVSSSTSVERAEPVIDSFEEEDEFEWVAVEREDKAPEIEEVEHAFSALQLMFNEADGDKSEDQVSDQSEFVDWIEPPLQLCNTSLLQPYMLDRFYDAFHMFQTDPSVQRMVMSLASDRAVWDAVMNNEVVRELITNAESSEEDSGITVNFIRRLLQRSAVKIMDAMEVVTKYVTDLFSGDDDTVVPGDETVVLATGAAPAMEKLQMTVLLTIVVLLIVFVTRATKAR; encoded by the exons ATGGACATCAGAATCCTTAACGGTGGCGGCGGAGAGCAGCTGGAGACTTTCGAAGAAGCTGGTGCTGCTACAGCGACCAATCTCGGCAATAAGAAACCATCCATGTCACCATCAGTTTCCTCGTCCTCTGTCTCTTCTTCCACATCGGTGGAGAGAGCTGAGCCGGTGATTGATTCGTTTGAGGAGGAGGATGAGTTTGAGTGGGTGGCTGTTGAAAGAGAGGATAAAGCTCCGGAGATTGAGGAAGTTGAGCATGCTTTCTCTGCACTTCAACT GATGTTCAATGAAGCTGATGGTGATAAATCAGAAGACCAAGTTTCAGATCAGTCGGAGTTTGTAGATTGGATTGAGCCTCCATTGCAGCTCTGCAATACTAGTCTTCTGCAGCCTTATATGCTGGACAGATTCTACGACGCCTTTCATATGTTTCAGACGGATCCCTCAGTTCAG AGAATGGTTATGTCATTGGCTTCAGACAGGGCTGTTTGGGATGCGGTGATGAACAATGAGGTTGTCCGTGAGCTCATTACCAACG CTGAGAGTTCAGAAGAAGACTCTGGTATAACCGTGAACTTCATAAGGAGGCTGCTTCAGAGAAGTGCCGTCAAAATCATGGACGCAATGGAAGTAGTCACAAAGTACGTCACCGACCTCTTCAGTGGAGATGATGATACGGTTGTTCCTGGAGATGAGACGGTTGTGTTAGCCACAGGTGCTGCGCCAGCGATGGAGAAGCTTCAGATGACGGTTCTGCTCACCATTGTTGTTC
- the LOC103861118 gene encoding uncharacterized protein LOC103861118 isoform X1 — MDIRILNGGGGEQLETFEEAGAATATNLGNKKPSMSPSVSSSSVSSSTSVERAEPVIDSFEEEDEFEWVAVEREDKAPEIEEVEHAFSALQLMFNEADGDKSEDQVSDQSEFVDWIEPPLQLCNTSLLQPYMLDRFYDAFHMFQTDPSVQRMVMSLASDRAVWDAVMNNEVVRELITNGKSESSEEDSGITVNFIRRLLQRSAVKIMDAMEVVTKYVTDLFSGDDDTVVPGDETVVLATGAAPAMEKLQMTVLLTIVVLLIVFVTRATKAR; from the exons ATGGACATCAGAATCCTTAACGGTGGCGGCGGAGAGCAGCTGGAGACTTTCGAAGAAGCTGGTGCTGCTACAGCGACCAATCTCGGCAATAAGAAACCATCCATGTCACCATCAGTTTCCTCGTCCTCTGTCTCTTCTTCCACATCGGTGGAGAGAGCTGAGCCGGTGATTGATTCGTTTGAGGAGGAGGATGAGTTTGAGTGGGTGGCTGTTGAAAGAGAGGATAAAGCTCCGGAGATTGAGGAAGTTGAGCATGCTTTCTCTGCACTTCAACT GATGTTCAATGAAGCTGATGGTGATAAATCAGAAGACCAAGTTTCAGATCAGTCGGAGTTTGTAGATTGGATTGAGCCTCCATTGCAGCTCTGCAATACTAGTCTTCTGCAGCCTTATATGCTGGACAGATTCTACGACGCCTTTCATATGTTTCAGACGGATCCCTCAGTTCAG AGAATGGTTATGTCATTGGCTTCAGACAGGGCTGTTTGGGATGCGGTGATGAACAATGAGGTTGTCCGTGAGCTCATTACCAACGGTAAGAG TGAGAGTTCAGAAGAAGACTCTGGTATAACCGTGAACTTCATAAGGAGGCTGCTTCAGAGAAGTGCCGTCAAAATCATGGACGCAATGGAAGTAGTCACAAAGTACGTCACCGACCTCTTCAGTGGAGATGATGATACGGTTGTTCCTGGAGATGAGACGGTTGTGTTAGCCACAGGTGCTGCGCCAGCGATGGAGAAGCTTCAGATGACGGTTCTGCTCACCATTGTTGTTC